The Pedobacter africanus genome has a window encoding:
- the lysS gene encoding lysine--tRNA ligase, with protein sequence MSTGLSELEVLRRNSLNQLRELGINPYPAEAFEITANAADILANYERDKTAYKNISIAGRIMSRRIMGSASFVELQDSTGRIQVYLKRDDLCPGEDKTLYNTVFKKLMDLGDFIGVKGYVFTTQTGEISLHVTELTLLSKSLKPLPIVKRDEEGNIYDGFTDPEMRYRQRYVDLTVNPHFKQIFMNRSKVINTMRGYFDDQGWMEVETPILQPIHGGAAARPFATHHNTLDMPLYLRIANELYLKRLIVAGFDGVYEFGKMFRNEGMDRTHNPEFTSMEIYVAYKDYIWMMAMVEECLEKVAVAIHGTAVVKVAEHEINFEGPYEKLTMYESIQKYTGIDVSALSETEIREVCKNLNIEVDASMGRGKLIDELFSEKVEANLIQPTYITDYPLEMTPLAKKHRSKEGLVERFELFVMGKEIANAYSELNDPIDQRERFEDQLKLAARGDDEAMVMDDDFIRALEYGMPPTSGLGIGIDRLVMLMTNQSTIQEVLFFPQMRPEKKAKVTTDEDFVNAGIPAEWVQVIRKMNINTLEELKGANPNKVFNDLGGMRKKLKLELNMPSKEEVMTWFA encoded by the coding sequence ATGAGTACAGGACTATCAGAACTAGAAGTATTGCGCCGTAATTCGCTGAACCAATTACGTGAGCTGGGCATCAATCCCTACCCTGCCGAAGCCTTTGAAATCACTGCCAATGCAGCAGATATTTTAGCCAACTACGAACGCGACAAGACGGCCTATAAGAACATCAGTATTGCAGGACGGATCATGAGCCGCAGGATCATGGGCAGCGCGTCTTTTGTAGAATTGCAGGATTCGACCGGCAGGATACAGGTTTATTTGAAACGTGACGATCTTTGTCCGGGTGAAGACAAAACCCTGTACAACACGGTATTTAAAAAATTAATGGACCTGGGCGATTTTATCGGCGTGAAGGGATATGTTTTCACAACGCAAACCGGTGAAATCTCGCTGCACGTTACTGAACTGACCCTTTTGTCCAAATCCTTAAAACCACTGCCCATTGTTAAACGCGACGAAGAAGGCAATATATACGATGGTTTTACTGATCCGGAAATGCGCTACAGACAACGTTATGTTGACCTGACCGTAAACCCGCATTTCAAACAGATCTTCATGAACCGGTCTAAGGTGATCAATACCATGAGGGGGTACTTTGACGATCAGGGCTGGATGGAAGTAGAGACACCTATCCTGCAACCCATTCACGGCGGTGCTGCTGCACGTCCTTTTGCTACCCATCACAACACGCTCGACATGCCATTGTACCTGCGTATTGCCAATGAACTTTACCTGAAAAGGTTAATCGTAGCGGGCTTTGACGGCGTTTATGAGTTCGGTAAGATGTTCAGAAATGAAGGGATGGACCGCACACACAACCCCGAATTTACCTCTATGGAGATCTATGTGGCCTATAAAGATTATATCTGGATGATGGCCATGGTAGAAGAATGCCTGGAAAAAGTAGCGGTAGCTATTCACGGCACAGCGGTTGTAAAAGTTGCTGAGCATGAGATCAATTTTGAAGGCCCATACGAAAAACTGACCATGTATGAGTCTATCCAGAAATATACTGGTATCGACGTTTCTGCCCTTTCAGAAACGGAGATCAGGGAAGTCTGCAAAAACCTGAACATAGAAGTAGATGCTTCTATGGGACGGGGCAAACTGATTGATGAGCTTTTCAGCGAAAAGGTTGAAGCCAACCTGATCCAGCCAACATACATTACAGATTATCCGCTGGAAATGACCCCATTGGCTAAAAAGCACAGAAGCAAGGAAGGGCTTGTAGAGCGTTTTGAATTGTTTGTAATGGGCAAGGAAATTGCCAATGCCTATTCAGAGCTCAATGACCCGATCGATCAGCGTGAGCGCTTTGAGGATCAGCTGAAACTTGCAGCAAGAGGCGATGATGAGGCTATGGTCATGGATGATGATTTTATCCGTGCCCTGGAATACGGCATGCCACCAACATCCGGACTGGGTATAGGCATAGACCGCCTGGTGATGCTGATGACCAACCAGTCGACCATACAGGAAGTATTGTTCTTCCCCCAGATGCGTCCTGAAAAGAAAGCTAAAGTAACTACAGATGAAGATTTTGTAAATGCAGGTATTCCGGCTGAATGGGTACAGGTGATCAGAAAAATGAACATCAATACCCTTGAAGAGTTGAAAGGCGCTAATCCTAATAAGGTATTTAACGACCTTGGTGGCATGCGCAAAAAGCTGAAGCTGGAATTGAATATGCCTTCAAAAGAAGAAGTGATGACCTGGTTTGCTTAA
- a CDS encoding protein-L-isoaspartate(D-aspartate) O-methyltransferase: MAYKFVDNYREQGARKRLVAHLESRGIADKKVLKAIGKVPRHFFFDETFWNQAYKDIAFPIGDGQTISQPYTVAYQSELLHIKKGDKVLEIGTGSGYQTCILMELGANVYTIERQESIYRHTIRVLPGMGYNAHFFFGDGSKGIAAHAPYDKIIVTAGAPFVPEILLKQLKVGGILVIPVGDEHSQKMVTVIRVSETDFERIELDTFRFVPLVGDQAW; encoded by the coding sequence ATGGCATATAAGTTTGTTGATAATTATAGAGAGCAGGGCGCCAGAAAACGGTTGGTAGCCCATCTTGAATCGAGAGGGATTGCGGATAAAAAAGTGCTGAAAGCCATTGGCAAGGTGCCAAGGCATTTCTTTTTTGATGAGACCTTCTGGAACCAGGCGTATAAAGACATTGCATTTCCGATAGGCGATGGGCAAACCATATCCCAGCCTTATACCGTAGCTTATCAGAGCGAACTTCTACACATAAAAAAAGGCGATAAAGTACTGGAAATTGGAACCGGATCTGGTTACCAGACCTGTATCCTGATGGAGTTGGGCGCAAATGTGTACACCATAGAACGGCAGGAAAGCATTTACAGGCATACCATCAGGGTTTTACCGGGTATGGGATATAATGCCCATTTCTTTTTTGGGGACGGCTCCAAAGGCATTGCTGCGCATGCTCCCTATGATAAGATCATTGTAACCGCAGGCGCCCCCTTTGTGCCTGAAATCTTGCTGAAGCAACTTAAAGTAGGCGGTATTCTGGTGATTCCAGTCGGTGATGAGCACTCGCAGAAAATGGTGACTGTAATTAGGGTAAGTGAAACAGATTTTGAAAGGATAGAGCTGGACACCTTCCGGTTTGTACCCCTGGTAGGCGATCAGGCCTGGTAG
- the priA gene encoding replication restart helicase PriA, with amino-acid sequence MEAEMLEFRERETLFVEVVLPLSLAKNYTYRVPFDLNDQIAVGKRVVVQFGKNKIYTALVKNIGKIAPEHYEAKYIIDVVDEHPVVTAIQLQLWEWITGYYLCNEGDVMAAALPTGLKLASETIIVWKEEAMPELPLTEKESILINALSHQKRLTVEDVSSLLGQKRVYPIINSLMGKGLVYIAEEVIEKYRPLFKSFVSLSPFYQDEENLRQLFDILERAPKQLNALITFIKLSRQQGLVPKHQLLEESDCGQAAFKTLQDKEIFTVVKRPVSRLKENDDDFILNFELSPAQQRAKEQVEAEFEQKDVVLLHGITASGKTQIYIKLIEKAIEEGGQVLFLLPEIALTTQIVQRIQRYFGDAIGVYHSKFNNNERVEIWNKVLNGKYRVVLGARSAVFLPFKELKLIVVDEEHEQSYKQQEPSPRYQARDVAVYLAHLHQAKTILGSATPSIESYYNALNNKYGLVKITERFGGVSLPLHQVVSISEETKKKKMVSYFSSALVDEIALVMEQKEQVILFQNRRGYATILICATCGYAPKCVNCDVSLTYHKTSGKLHCHYCGYHQSSINICPACGSVHIEQKGFGTERVEEELKLIFPDVNIARLDVDSTRTKNGLQQIISDFQEKKTDILIGTQMVAKGLDFDNVTLIGVINADTLLNYPDFRAFERSYQLLAQVAGRAGRRDKQGKVIIQAYDDSHRIIKQVIENQYQEMYNEELAERRQFHYPPFTRLIFVNIRHKDQDLLNIASQKFAAALRGQLGHRVLGPEQPMVSRIRNYYIKQVIIKSDKDTSIQKVKSVLKNTITEFLTEKDYRSVNIQVDVDPY; translated from the coding sequence ATGGAGGCTGAGATGCTGGAATTCAGGGAAAGGGAGACTTTGTTTGTGGAAGTTGTTTTGCCCTTATCCCTTGCGAAAAATTATACCTACCGCGTTCCATTCGACCTGAACGATCAGATAGCGGTTGGCAAGCGTGTGGTGGTGCAATTTGGGAAAAACAAGATCTATACCGCTTTGGTTAAAAACATCGGCAAGATAGCGCCTGAACATTACGAAGCCAAATACATTATAGATGTGGTGGATGAGCATCCGGTAGTTACGGCTATACAGCTGCAGCTATGGGAATGGATTACCGGCTATTACCTTTGCAATGAAGGTGATGTAATGGCTGCGGCCCTGCCTACTGGTTTAAAACTGGCTAGCGAAACCATTATTGTATGGAAGGAAGAGGCAATGCCGGAACTGCCTTTAACGGAAAAGGAAAGTATCCTGATCAATGCACTTAGCCATCAGAAACGCTTAACTGTTGAGGATGTTTCCAGCTTACTCGGACAAAAAAGGGTATATCCGATCATCAATTCGCTGATGGGTAAAGGCCTGGTGTATATAGCGGAAGAAGTGATTGAAAAATACAGACCCCTGTTCAAGTCTTTCGTTTCACTCAGTCCTTTTTATCAGGATGAGGAAAATCTGCGGCAATTGTTTGACATACTGGAAAGGGCACCAAAACAATTGAATGCATTGATCACCTTTATTAAGCTGTCCCGACAGCAGGGCCTGGTGCCAAAACATCAATTGCTGGAAGAAAGTGACTGTGGACAGGCCGCTTTTAAAACATTACAGGATAAAGAGATTTTTACGGTCGTAAAGCGGCCGGTAAGCAGGCTGAAGGAAAACGATGACGATTTTATTCTGAATTTTGAATTGAGCCCTGCCCAGCAAAGGGCAAAGGAACAGGTTGAAGCTGAGTTTGAACAAAAAGACGTGGTATTGCTGCATGGTATTACGGCTTCGGGAAAAACGCAGATCTATATTAAACTTATCGAAAAAGCCATTGAAGAAGGCGGACAGGTATTGTTTTTACTCCCCGAAATAGCATTGACTACCCAGATCGTTCAGCGCATACAGCGCTATTTTGGAGATGCCATTGGTGTTTATCATTCTAAATTCAACAACAATGAACGGGTAGAGATCTGGAATAAAGTCTTAAACGGTAAATACCGGGTGGTGCTGGGTGCAAGATCGGCGGTATTCCTGCCTTTCAAAGAATTAAAACTGATTGTAGTGGATGAAGAACACGAACAATCGTATAAGCAGCAAGAGCCTTCACCACGTTACCAGGCCAGGGACGTGGCCGTTTACCTGGCGCACCTGCATCAGGCAAAGACCATCCTGGGATCTGCTACGCCCTCCATTGAGAGTTATTATAATGCCCTAAACAACAAGTATGGACTGGTTAAAATAACCGAACGTTTTGGTGGGGTATCTTTGCCCCTGCATCAGGTGGTCAGTATTTCGGAAGAGACCAAGAAGAAAAAAATGGTTTCTTACTTTTCTTCAGCATTGGTTGACGAAATTGCCCTCGTGATGGAACAAAAGGAACAGGTGATCCTGTTCCAGAACCGTCGTGGTTATGCCACTATTTTAATTTGCGCCACTTGCGGTTATGCGCCTAAATGTGTGAATTGTGATGTCAGCTTAACCTATCATAAAACCAGCGGCAAACTGCATTGCCATTATTGCGGTTACCATCAAAGCAGCATCAATATCTGCCCGGCTTGCGGATCGGTACACATAGAACAAAAAGGTTTTGGAACAGAAAGAGTGGAAGAAGAGCTGAAGCTGATCTTTCCGGATGTGAATATAGCCAGATTGGATGTGGACAGTACGCGGACAAAAAACGGCTTGCAGCAGATCATTTCTGATTTCCAGGAAAAGAAAACCGATATCCTGATTGGTACCCAGATGGTGGCTAAGGGGCTCGACTTTGACAATGTGACCCTTATTGGGGTCATTAATGCGGATACCTTGCTGAATTACCCCGATTTCAGGGCCTTTGAGCGCAGCTATCAGCTGCTGGCGCAGGTAGCAGGAAGGGCAGGGAGAAGGGATAAACAGGGTAAAGTAATTATCCAGGCCTATGATGATTCGCACCGCATCATTAAACAGGTGATTGAAAACCAATACCAGGAAATGTACAATGAAGAACTGGCCGAACGCAGGCAGTTTCATTATCCTCCCTTTACCAGGCTTATTTTTGTCAACATCAGGCATAAAGACCAGGATCTTTTAAATATAGCATCGCAAAAATTTGCTGCCGCCCTTAGAGGACAGCTCGGGCATCGGGTGCTTGGGCCTGAGCAACCTATGGTATCACGGATCAGGAATTATTACATCAAACAGGTAATCATTAAAAGTGACAAGGATACTTCCATTCAAAAGGTAAAATCAGTACTGAAAAATACAATTACCGAATTTCTGACTGAAAAAGATTACAGGTCTGTAAACATCCAGGTTGACGTTGATCCTTACTAA
- a CDS encoding Lrp/AsnC family transcriptional regulator produces MAAELDKTDFKILKLLQENGRMTNLLLSQEIGLSPAPTLERVRKLEVSGFIKSYHALVDEEKLGLGIKTFIQVQLDFHKNNTIQIFLDEVNQIKEITECHHVTGQADFLLKVYVNDIKAYERLIMDKISKISVVKTFQTMMIMSTTKKEPIVPLEY; encoded by the coding sequence ATGGCAGCAGAACTAGATAAAACAGATTTTAAGATTCTTAAATTATTACAGGAAAACGGCAGGATGACCAATCTGCTGTTGTCGCAGGAGATCGGCTTATCGCCCGCGCCAACATTAGAACGGGTAAGGAAGCTGGAAGTATCTGGTTTTATCAAGAGCTATCATGCTTTGGTTGATGAAGAAAAGCTGGGTTTGGGTATCAAAACCTTTATACAGGTTCAGTTGGATTTTCATAAGAACAATACGATACAGATTTTTCTGGATGAGGTAAACCAGATCAAAGAGATTACGGAATGTCACCACGTAACTGGCCAGGCCGATTTTCTTTTAAAGGTATATGTCAATGACATCAAGGCTTATGAACGCCTGATTATGGATAAGATCAGTAAGATCTCTGTAGTAAAGACTTTTCAGACTATGATGATCATGTCGACTACCAAGAAGGAGCCGATTGTGCCTTTAGAGTACTGA
- a CDS encoding Nramp family divalent metal transporter — MKTAQQHKDTQSLSEVHQSVDTSKRRGWRRILSFIGPAYLVSVGYMDPGNWATDIAGGSKFGYQLIWVLLMSNLIALLLQSLSARLGIVRGLDLAQASRNAYPKWVNIPLFGLAQTAIVACDLAEIIGMAIGLNLLFGLPLIWGISITIFDTVLLLFLLNKGMRKMEAFIVSMVFIVGVSFLIEMFIVEPSIKEIARGFEPSMLSGEALYIAIGIIGATVMPHNLYLHSSLVQTRKFERDDKGIREAIKFNFIDTAVALNLAFFVNAAILILAAAAFYKNGLHEVAEIQDAHKLLQHIFGNVAPALFAIALIAAGQSSTVTGTLAGQIVMEGHLKLRIQPWLRRLITRLLAIIPAFFTILILGDDALGGLLILSQVVLSLQLGFAVIPLIHLTSDKKTMKGFAIKTWVKVLAWISSLIIVGLNVKLVIEEIRGWGADGGWYVYAIIVPLAVFIGLLLLYIFVYPIVSRIRRENNNVPHGDALDIDQVEKINYTRIGITVDFSKNDRNTIRHALIQGGKQAHYYLIHVVETAAARYYGDSAMDHETQSDTENLRKYCDNLANLGYKASPHIGFGGTVKAIVQISKEVQLELLVMGAHGHKGLKDLILGTTVNSVRHKVAIPVLIVR, encoded by the coding sequence ATGAAAACCGCTCAGCAACATAAAGACACCCAATCCTTAAGCGAGGTACACCAGAGTGTAGATACCAGCAAACGCAGGGGTTGGCGTCGTATCCTCTCCTTCATTGGTCCGGCTTACCTGGTAAGTGTGGGTTACATGGATCCTGGAAACTGGGCAACAGACATTGCCGGGGGGAGTAAATTTGGTTATCAGCTGATCTGGGTACTGCTCATGTCTAACCTAATTGCCCTGTTGCTGCAGTCGTTAAGTGCACGCCTGGGCATCGTAAGGGGGCTTGACCTGGCACAGGCCTCCAGAAATGCTTATCCCAAATGGGTCAATATCCCCTTATTCGGACTGGCACAAACAGCTATTGTAGCCTGCGATCTGGCCGAAATTATTGGTATGGCCATTGGTCTGAACCTTTTATTCGGACTCCCCCTCATCTGGGGCATCAGCATCACCATTTTTGATACCGTGCTGCTCCTGTTCCTGCTCAATAAGGGCATGCGAAAAATGGAGGCCTTCATTGTATCTATGGTATTCATTGTGGGTGTCTCTTTCCTGATAGAGATGTTTATTGTGGAGCCATCAATTAAAGAGATAGCGCGTGGATTTGAACCTTCCATGTTATCCGGCGAAGCCTTATACATCGCCATAGGGATTATAGGTGCTACGGTGATGCCGCATAACCTTTATTTGCACTCGTCGCTGGTACAAACCAGGAAATTTGAGCGCGACGACAAAGGCATCCGGGAGGCCATAAAATTCAATTTCATTGATACTGCAGTAGCCCTTAACCTGGCATTTTTTGTAAATGCCGCTATACTCATCCTTGCTGCCGCCGCTTTTTATAAAAATGGATTACATGAAGTAGCAGAAATACAGGACGCCCACAAATTACTTCAGCATATATTTGGCAATGTTGCCCCAGCCCTTTTCGCCATTGCACTGATTGCGGCAGGGCAAAGCTCTACTGTTACCGGCACCCTGGCCGGACAAATTGTAATGGAAGGTCACCTGAAATTACGCATTCAACCCTGGTTGCGCAGGTTAATTACCCGTTTGCTCGCCATCATTCCTGCATTTTTCACCATATTGATATTGGGTGATGACGCATTGGGCGGATTGCTGATCCTTAGCCAGGTGGTTTTAAGCCTGCAGCTTGGTTTTGCAGTAATCCCCCTGATCCACCTGACCTCCGATAAAAAGACCATGAAAGGTTTTGCTATTAAAACCTGGGTAAAGGTTCTGGCCTGGATAAGTTCACTCATCATTGTGGGCTTAAACGTAAAGTTGGTGATTGAAGAGATCAGAGGCTGGGGAGCTGATGGTGGCTGGTATGTATATGCTATAATAGTGCCCCTGGCTGTTTTCATTGGCTTGCTGCTCTTGTACATCTTTGTTTATCCTATAGTAAGCCGCATTAGACGTGAAAACAACAACGTTCCCCATGGCGATGCCCTCGATATAGACCAGGTAGAAAAAATCAACTATACCCGCATAGGCATTACGGTCGACTTCTCTAAAAACGACCGCAATACCATCCGTCATGCACTTATCCAGGGAGGGAAACAGGCACATTATTACCTCATCCATGTGGTGGAAACCGCAGCGGCCAGATACTATGGTGACTCCGCGATGGACCATGAAACACAAAGTGATACAGAAAACCTCAGGAAATATTGCGATAACCTGGCTAACCTGGGTTATAAAGCCAGTCCGCATATTGGTTTTGGCGGCACTGTAAAAGCCATCGTACAGATCAGTAAGGAAGTACAGCTGGAGTTACTGGTAATGGGCGCGCACGGGCACAAGGGTTTAAAAGACCTGATATTGGGTACCACCGTAAATTCTGTACGTCATAAAGTAGCCATTCCGGTACTGATTGTAAGATAA
- a CDS encoding DUF423 domain-containing protein, translated as MSRRIILTAALFGATAVIFGAFGAHSLKNVLTAGSLEIWAKGVEYQFYHTFALLFLALYAVPNDGLLKWSYRFFTLGILLFSGSLYLLATRDILNISFVNYIGPVTPIGGLCFILGWLLLFFAASKRKL; from the coding sequence ATGAGCAGAAGAATTATCCTGACCGCAGCATTATTTGGCGCTACTGCCGTTATATTTGGTGCCTTTGGCGCACATAGCTTAAAAAATGTGCTGACGGCCGGTTCGCTTGAAATATGGGCCAAAGGCGTGGAGTATCAGTTCTATCATACTTTTGCCTTGTTGTTTCTGGCATTGTACGCCGTTCCTAACGATGGCCTGCTCAAGTGGTCGTACCGGTTTTTTACCTTAGGTATCCTGCTGTTTTCCGGTTCATTGTATCTCCTGGCAACGCGTGATATTTTAAACATTAGTTTTGTAAATTATATAGGTCCGGTTACACCAATTGGCGGATTGTGCTTCATTTTGGGCTGGTTATTGTTGTTTTTTGCAGCTTCCAAACGTAAGTTGTAA
- the ung gene encoding uracil-DNA glycosylase: MSAALEESWLKVLHEEFEKPYMKSLKAFLLEEKQKGHIIYPKGADIFNALNHTPFDKVKVVILGQDPYHGTGQAHGLSFSVQKGVAVPPSLKNIYKELADDIPGFSIPSHGNLTQWADEGVLLLNATLTVKAHEAGSHQGKGWETFTDKIITELSEKRNGLIFLLWGRYAQNKASLIDKTKHTIIASAHPSPFSAYNGFLGSKPFSRANAKLIELGKEPINWQIT; the protein is encoded by the coding sequence ATGTCTGCTGCATTAGAAGAAAGCTGGTTGAAGGTACTTCATGAGGAGTTCGAAAAGCCCTATATGAAATCACTTAAAGCCTTTTTACTGGAAGAAAAACAGAAAGGCCATATCATTTACCCTAAAGGTGCGGATATATTCAATGCCTTAAACCATACACCTTTTGATAAAGTTAAGGTAGTAATTTTAGGACAAGACCCTTACCATGGAACCGGCCAGGCCCATGGTTTGTCGTTCTCTGTACAAAAAGGAGTTGCCGTACCACCATCCTTAAAAAACATATATAAGGAACTGGCAGATGACATTCCCGGATTTTCCATCCCCAGCCATGGAAATCTTACACAATGGGCGGATGAAGGTGTTTTACTACTCAATGCTACGCTTACCGTGAAAGCACACGAGGCCGGCTCCCACCAGGGCAAAGGCTGGGAAACCTTTACCGATAAAATCATTACTGAACTGTCTGAAAAACGAAATGGTCTTATCTTCCTGCTATGGGGCAGGTATGCACAAAATAAAGCGTCATTAATTGACAAAACAAAGCATACGATTATTGCCTCCGCACACCCCTCACCCTTTTCGGCCTACAATGGCTTTCTGGGCAGCAAACCTTTTTCCAGGGCAAACGCAAAATTAATTGAACTGGGAAAGGAACCTATAAACTGGCAGATTACCTAA
- a CDS encoding metal-dependent transcriptional regulator — MQTFTEENYLKTIYHLSQYHDAPVQTNAIAEKMQTKAASVTDMMKKLADKQLVDYKKYQGVQLTTSGKSAAVNIVRKHRLWEVFLVEKLNFKWDEVHDIAEDLEHIQSADLVERLDEFLGFPKSDPHGDPIPDKSGNFIAVPFVKLNKLKAEDQGLIMGVSEHSSAFLKHLEKSGLTLGKKVKIMEINDFDGSIELNLEQKKINVSREVAKHILIKL; from the coding sequence ATGCAAACGTTTACTGAAGAGAACTACCTGAAAACCATATACCATCTGTCACAGTACCACGATGCCCCTGTACAAACCAATGCCATTGCAGAGAAAATGCAGACAAAAGCAGCCTCCGTTACCGATATGATGAAAAAGCTGGCCGACAAGCAACTGGTAGATTATAAGAAATACCAGGGGGTGCAGCTTACAACATCAGGAAAGTCGGCAGCCGTGAATATTGTCCGTAAACACCGTCTCTGGGAAGTTTTTCTGGTAGAAAAATTAAATTTCAAATGGGACGAGGTACATGATATTGCCGAAGACCTGGAACATATCCAATCTGCCGACCTGGTAGAACGTCTGGATGAATTCCTCGGCTTCCCTAAAAGTGACCCCCATGGTGATCCCATTCCGGATAAAAGCGGAAATTTCATTGCCGTTCCCTTTGTTAAACTAAATAAACTTAAGGCTGAAGATCAGGGCTTGATTATGGGTGTAAGCGAACACTCTTCTGCATTTTTAAAACACCTTGAAAAATCTGGGCTTACCCTGGGAAAAAAGGTTAAAATTATGGAGATCAATGATTTTGATGGCTCCATAGAATTGAACCTGGAACAAAAAAAGATCAATGTAAGCCGGGAAGTAGCCAAACATATCCTCATTAAACTATAA
- the smpB gene encoding SsrA-binding protein SmpB produces the protein MKNDIQIKNKRAYFDYHIIDKYNAGLALLGTEIKAIRQGKANMTDAFCMFIGNVLYVRNLHISEYSHSSFHHHEIKRDRVLLLHKKELKKLKVKSEEKGYTIVPLRIFTNERGFAKIEIALAQGKKEFDKRDSIKDRESKREMDRAMKV, from the coding sequence ATGAAGAACGACATCCAGATAAAAAATAAGAGAGCCTACTTTGATTACCACATTATAGATAAATATAATGCCGGGCTGGCCCTGCTGGGCACTGAGATCAAAGCCATCAGACAAGGTAAGGCCAATATGACCGACGCTTTCTGTATGTTTATAGGCAATGTGCTTTATGTAAGAAACCTGCACATCTCCGAATATAGCCACAGTTCCTTTCACCATCATGAGATCAAGCGCGACCGTGTGCTGCTGCTGCATAAGAAAGAGTTGAAAAAGTTAAAGGTAAAAAGTGAGGAAAAGGGCTATACCATCGTACCCTTACGCATATTTACCAATGAGCGTGGTTTTGCCAAAATAGAAATCGCACTTGCCCAGGGTAAAAAAGAATTCGATAAAAGAGACAGCATCAAAGACCGGGAATCTAAACGGGAAATGGACCGGGCCATGAAGGTTTAA